Proteins encoded within one genomic window of Triticum aestivum cultivar Chinese Spring chromosome 2D, IWGSC CS RefSeq v2.1, whole genome shotgun sequence:
- the LOC123052721 gene encoding histone-lysine N-methyltransferase family member SUVH2 — protein MEVDESSPSSLLSSPSSLSSDSIDLNFLPFLRREPKSEPASPEHGPLPPPLPLPLPPQATAAIAVAFAAPTTPDLSSPEVLTPLQSLPPNPDEDALFAEYCRLASLYLLSAGAGAIVPAPTPEAAAPAAVQPGSGSAAKKRRPRSSELVRVSSLSVRDQIYFRDLVRRARITFESLRGLLLKDDERAEALGLAGVIGLGSVDRRRVRADLRAAALMADRDLWLNRDRRIVGPIPGIAVGDAFFFRMELCVLGLHGQVQAGIDYLSAGQSASGEPIATSIIVSGGYEDDDDRGDVLVYTGHGGRDPNLHKHCVDQKLEGGNLALERSMAYGIEIRVIRAVKSKRSPVGKVYFYDGLYKVVDYWLDRGKAGFGVYKYKMIRIEGQEPMGSVNYRAAEHLKVDALSMRPTGYLSFDISMGREIMPVALYNDVDDDRDPLLFEYLARPIFPSSAVQGKFAEGGGGCGCIENCSIGCYCAERNGGEFAYDKAGVLLRGKPLLYECGPYCQCPPSCPNRVSQKGLKNRLEVFRSRETGWGVRSLDLIKSGTFICEFSGIVLTHQQSEIVAASGDCLVHPNRFPSRWLDWGDISDVYPEYVAPNHPATTDLNFSIDVSRARNVACYFSHSCSPNVFIQFVLFDHYNVSYPHLMIFALENIPPLRELSIDYGMIDEWVGKLTM, from the coding sequence ATGGAGGTGGATGAGTCCTCGCCGTCGTCGCTGCTGTCCTCGCCCTCATCTCTTTCCTCTGACTCCATTGACCTCAACTTCCTGCCGTTCCTGAGGAGGGAGCCCAAGTCGGAGCCGGCTTCTCCTGAGCATGGCCCTctgccgccaccgctgccgctgccgctgccgccgcaggCCACGGCTGCTATTGCGGTGGCGTTCGCGGCACCGACAACGCCTGACCTGTCTTCGCCTGAGGTCCTGACGCCTCTGCAGTCGCTGCCACCAAACCCCGACGAGGACGCGCTCTTCGCGGAGTACTGCCGATTGGCGAGCCTCTACCTGTTATCAGCGGGGGCCGGGGCGATCGTGCCAGCGCCGACGCCTGAGGCCGCGGCGCCGGCGGCAGTGCAGCCTGGGTCGGGGTCCGCGGCGAAGAAGCGCCGGCCGCGGTCGTCAGAGTTGGTACGGGTGTCCTCACTTAGCGTGCGGGATCAGATCTATTTTCGTGATTTGGTGCGCCGGGCGCGCATCACCTTCGAGTCGCTCCGCGGCCTGCTGCTGAAGGACGACGAGCGCGCGGAGGCGCTCGGTCTTGCGGGCGTCATCGGGCTTGGCTCAGTGGACCGGCGTCGCGTGCGCGCCGACCTGCGGGCTGCGGCGCTCATGGCCGACCGAGACCTGTGGCTCAACCGCGACCGCCGCATAGTGGGGCCGATACCTGGGATTGCTGTCGGCGATGCCTTCTTCTTCCGCATGGAGCTATGTGTGCTGGGCCTCCATGGCCAGGTGCAGGCCGGGATTGATTATCTCTCAGCAGGGCAATCTGCCTCAGGCGAGCCTATAGCCACATCTATTATTGTCTCTGGTGggtatgaagatgatgatgatcgtGGTGATGTACTGGTGTACACCGGCCATGGTGGCCGAGACCCCAACCTGCACAAGCATTGCGTCGACCAGAAGCTTGAGGGCGGCAATCTTGCCCTCGAGCGCAGCATGGCCTATGGTATTGAGATTCGTGTAATCCGTGCTGTCAAGTCTAAGCGCAGCCCTGTTGGAAAGGTCTACTTCTACGACGGCCTCTACAAGGTTGTTGACTACTGGCTCGATCGCGGGAAAGCAGGCTTTGGTGTTTACAAGTATAAAATGATTCGCATTGAAGGGCAGGAGCCCATGGGATCTGTGAATTATCGCGCAGCTGAACATCTTAAGGTGGATGCACTATCTATGCGACCAACTGGATACCTGAGCTTTGATATTTCCATGGGTCGAGAGATTATGCCAGTTGCACTATATAATGATGTCGATGATGATAGGGACCCACTCTTATTTGAGTACCTGGCACGGCCAATATTCCCATCTTCTGCAGTTCAAGGGAAGTTTGCTGAGGGTGGTGGTGGGTGTGGGTGCATCGAGAATTGCTCAATTGGATGTTATTGTGCAGAAAGGAATGGGGGTGAGTTTGCGTATGATAAAGCTGGTGTTCTTCTAAGGGGCAAACCACTGCTGTATGAGTGTGGTCCATATTGCCAATGCCCACCTAGCTGCCCCAACAGGGTTAGTCAGAAGGGGCTTAAGAATAGGCTTGAGGTGTTCCGGTCAAGGGAAACTGGGTGGGGTGTTCGGTCTCTGGATCTCATTAAGTCTGGCACGTTCATCTGTGAGTTTAGTGGGATTGTGCTTACTCATCAGCAGTCAGAGATAGTGGCAGCCAGTGGTGATTGTTTGGTGCATCCGAACAGGTTCCCTTCAAGGTGGTTAGATTGGGGTGATATCTCTGATGTATATCCTGAGTATGTCGCTCCGAACCATCCTGCCACTACAGACTTGAACTTTTCGATTGATGTCTCAAGGGCAAGGAATGTGGCTTGTTATTTCAGCCATAGTTGCAGTCCAAATGTATTTATTCAGTTTGTGCTGTTTGACCACTACAACGTGTCTTATCCCCACCTCATGATCTTTGCCCTGGAGAACATTCCGCCCTTGAGGGAGCTAAGCATTGACTATGGAATGATTGATGAATGGGTTGGAAAGTTAACTATGTAG